From the Flavobacterium galactosidilyticum genome, one window contains:
- a CDS encoding GH92 family glycosyl hydrolase, whose translation MAKKYLILLALLFLFIESKAQAKDPVDYVNPLMGTQSVHSLSNGNTYPAIARPWGMNFWTPQTGKMGDGWIYTYTAEKIRGFKQTHQPSPWMNDYGQFSIMSVTGKLVFTEDERASWFSHKSEIVKPHYYSVYLADYDVTAELTTTERAAHFQFTFPENDKSFVVIDAFDKGSYIKIIPSENKIIGYTTKNSGGVPTNFKNYFVMVFDRPFATNYTWRDAILEQDKLELKDDHVGAVIGFKTKKGEKINVRVASSFISFEQAELNLVSELKKNSFEQTVAESKKEWNKVLGKIAVEGGSDEQLKTFYSCLYRTTCFPQKQYEINSKGKIVHYSPYNGKVLPGYMYAGTGFWDTFRALYPLLNLVYPSINKEMQEGLINDYKEGGFLPEWSSPGFRNVMVGNNSASVVSDAYIKGLRGYDINTLYKALLNGANNEGPMDAVGRKGVKYYNTLGYVPYDVKINENAARTLEYAYDDFAIWKLAKELKRPKKEINLFEKRMMNYKNLFNSAVGLMSGRNKDGSFPASFNPFKWGDAFTEGNSWHYSWSVFHDIQGLIDLMGGEKQFTDRLDSVFTMPPIFDESYYGSVIHEIREMQIMNMGQYAHGNQPIQHMIYLYNYAGQPWKTQYWSREVMNRLYKPEPDGYCGDEDNGQTSAWYVFSAMGFYPVCPASDEYVLGAPLFKKITMNLENEKQLIIKADDNSETNKYVDELKWNNSTYTKNYLNHFDLLKGATLDFEMIPTPNQQRGTSATSFPYSYSAQKNK comes from the coding sequence ATGGCAAAAAAGTATTTAATTTTATTAGCACTTTTATTTTTGTTTATTGAATCAAAAGCACAAGCTAAAGATCCAGTAGATTATGTAAACCCTTTGATGGGAACACAATCGGTGCACAGTCTTTCTAATGGGAATACCTATCCAGCAATTGCTAGACCTTGGGGAATGAACTTTTGGACACCACAAACAGGGAAAATGGGAGATGGATGGATTTATACGTATACAGCTGAAAAAATACGTGGTTTCAAACAAACGCACCAACCATCGCCATGGATGAATGATTACGGTCAGTTTTCGATTATGTCAGTAACAGGAAAATTGGTTTTTACCGAAGATGAAAGAGCGAGTTGGTTCAGCCATAAATCAGAAATAGTAAAGCCTCATTATTACAGTGTATATCTTGCTGACTATGATGTAACAGCGGAATTGACTACAACTGAAAGAGCGGCGCATTTTCAATTTACTTTTCCTGAAAATGATAAATCTTTTGTTGTAATTGATGCTTTTGACAAAGGTTCTTATATTAAAATCATTCCTTCAGAAAATAAAATTATTGGTTACACCACTAAAAACAGCGGTGGTGTTCCAACAAATTTTAAAAATTATTTTGTGATGGTTTTCGATAGGCCATTTGCAACTAATTATACTTGGCGTGATGCTATTTTAGAACAAGATAAACTAGAACTAAAAGATGATCATGTTGGAGCCGTAATAGGTTTTAAAACTAAAAAAGGAGAGAAAATCAATGTAAGAGTCGCTTCTTCGTTCATCAGTTTTGAACAGGCCGAATTGAATTTAGTAAGTGAATTAAAAAAGAATTCTTTCGAGCAGACAGTAGCCGAATCTAAAAAAGAATGGAATAAAGTTTTAGGAAAAATAGCGGTTGAAGGCGGAAGTGATGAGCAACTGAAAACATTTTATTCCTGTTTGTATCGTACTACTTGCTTTCCGCAAAAGCAATACGAGATTAATTCTAAAGGGAAAATTGTGCATTACAGTCCTTATAATGGTAAAGTTTTACCTGGTTATATGTATGCAGGAACTGGTTTTTGGGATACATTTCGAGCCTTATATCCTTTGTTGAATCTAGTGTATCCTTCGATAAATAAAGAAATGCAGGAGGGATTAATTAACGATTATAAAGAAGGTGGTTTCTTACCGGAATGGTCGAGCCCGGGTTTCAGAAACGTAATGGTAGGAAATAATTCGGCTTCAGTAGTTTCAGATGCTTATATAAAAGGATTGCGTGGTTATGATATAAATACATTGTACAAAGCATTGTTAAATGGTGCTAACAATGAAGGACCTATGGATGCAGTAGGGAGAAAAGGCGTTAAGTATTACAATACTTTGGGCTATGTTCCTTATGATGTAAAAATTAATGAGAATGCAGCAAGAACATTGGAATATGCCTATGATGATTTTGCAATTTGGAAATTAGCTAAGGAATTGAAGCGTCCGAAAAAAGAAATCAATTTGTTCGAAAAACGAATGATGAATTATAAAAATTTGTTCAATTCTGCAGTTGGATTAATGAGCGGAAGAAATAAAGATGGTAGTTTTCCTGCTAGTTTTAATCCATTCAAATGGGGAGATGCTTTTACTGAAGGGAATAGTTGGCATTATAGCTGGAGTGTTTTTCATGATATTCAAGGGTTGATTGATCTAATGGGTGGTGAGAAACAATTCACTGATAGATTAGACTCGGTATTTACGATGCCTCCTATTTTTGACGAAAGTTATTATGGATCTGTAATTCATGAAATTCGCGAAATGCAAATTATGAATATGGGACAATATGCTCACGGAAATCAGCCTATTCAGCATATGATTTATTTGTATAATTATGCAGGCCAACCATGGAAAACACAATATTGGAGTAGAGAAGTAATGAACCGTTTATATAAACCGGAACCTGATGGGTATTGTGGTGATGAGGATAACGGACAAACTTCAGCTTGGTATGTTTTCTCGGCGATGGGTTTTTATCCTGTTTGTCCCGCTTCTGACGAATATGTTTTGGGAGCACCTCTATTCAAGAAAATAACAATGAATTTAGAAAACGAAAAACAACTCATCATTAAAGCAGATGATAATTCAGAGACTAATAAATATGTTGACGAGTTAAAATGGAACAATTCTACTTATACAAAAAACTATCTAAATCATTTTGATTTGCTCAAAGGAGCTACTTTAGATTTTGAAATGATCCCTACACCTAACCAACAAAGAGGAACTTCGGCAACGAGTTTTCCTTATTCATATTCAGCACAAAAAAATAAATAA
- a CDS encoding endonuclease/exonuclease/phosphatase family protein: MKNIFFLVLFFALSSNTMDKVKLDLKLMTFNVRYDNPDDNLNNWKYRKEAVTKLIRAENIDILGAQEVLVNQLKDITEKLPEYNFIGVGREDGKAKGEFSPIFYKKNKFTVMKSGYFWLSGTPEVPSKGWDAACERIATWAQLKENASGKIIFVLNTHLDHEGTMARQKSVELLRKNTAMLSEGFPQIIMGDFNADPESTVIKQMLMRSNSNELFYSKAVAKKVYGAKWTFNGFGSVALKDRPIIDYIFINKAVRVKEHIIAPETANGKFLSDHSAVFIKVSI, encoded by the coding sequence ATGAAAAACATATTTTTTTTAGTGTTATTTTTTGCGCTTTCATCTAATACAATGGATAAAGTAAAACTCGATTTGAAGTTGATGACTTTTAATGTTCGGTACGATAATCCAGATGATAATTTGAATAATTGGAAGTATCGAAAGGAAGCTGTAACAAAATTGATTCGTGCTGAAAATATTGACATTCTTGGTGCGCAAGAAGTTCTGGTAAACCAATTAAAAGATATTACTGAAAAATTACCAGAATACAATTTCATTGGTGTAGGTCGAGAAGATGGAAAAGCAAAAGGGGAATTCAGCCCAATATTTTATAAGAAAAATAAATTCACAGTTATGAAATCGGGTTATTTTTGGTTGAGTGGAACACCAGAAGTGCCATCAAAAGGTTGGGATGCTGCTTGTGAACGTATTGCAACATGGGCACAATTAAAAGAAAATGCCTCTGGGAAAATAATTTTTGTTTTGAATACTCATTTAGATCATGAGGGAACTATGGCAAGGCAAAAAAGTGTGGAGTTATTAAGGAAAAATACAGCAATGTTAAGTGAGGGTTTCCCCCAAATTATTATGGGCGATTTTAATGCGGATCCAGAATCAACTGTAATAAAACAAATGCTCATGCGTAGTAATTCAAATGAACTTTTTTATTCAAAAGCAGTGGCAAAGAAAGTTTATGGTGCAAAGTGGACGTTTAATGGATTTGGATCAGTTGCTCTTAAAGACAGACCAATCATTGATTATATTTTTATCAATAAAGCGGTAAGAGTTAAAGAACACATTATTGCTCCGGAAACTGCTAATGGCAAATTCTTATCAGATCATTCCGCAGTATTTATCAAAGTTTCGATCTAG
- a CDS encoding GH92 family glycosyl hydrolase, whose product MFVQYRKIAFFGLTAISVLFTQNTFGQTKVKKQTITDFTQYVDPFIGSAGHGHVFVGANVPFGAVQLGPVNVFEGWDWCSGYNYASNTILGFTHSHLSGTGIGDLSDILILPVTGKVPLTKGTKTDMERGYGSYFSHKNEVSKAGYYSVLLDKYKIKAELTATERVGFHKYSFNSADDSHILLDLADGLGWDKPIKTFIKKTGKNSLLGYRLSKGWADDQRVFFAIEFSEPITNMALYDSISSIKGNEGEAVRMKAVLDFNLKKGKTILVKVGVSPVSYENALANIKAEIPHWDFAKTTQQAKTKWNTELNKIQIKADEDSKKIFYTALYHTMFAPSIFNDVNGDYRGTDKKVYKNAGFTNYTTFSLWDTYRALHPLYTITHPDKINDIVKSFLAIYQQQGRLPVWHLMGNETNTMNGNHSIAVIVDAYMKGFRGYDVDLAYEAIKKTSMQTRAGMNYVQKLEYIPADVELESVGNALEYAIDDWCVAQMAKALNKQDDYEYFSKRAKLYTLYFDTKTEFMRGKLKNGQWREPFNPLSSSHREDDYVEGNAWQYTWLVPQDPYGLIKLFGSEEKFVKKLDTLFTLEEGVVGDNASPDISGFIGQYAQGNEPNHHIPYLYAYVGQPWKTAKLVHEIADKFYTSKPDGLCGNEDLGQMSAWYILSSMGFYSVNPANGIYVLGSPLVESAVITHKNALSFKMTALEYSKANIYIQKVEYNGKPYTKSYITHEMIANGGELKLYMGSKPSASFGVKKEDRPL is encoded by the coding sequence ATGTTTGTACAATATAGAAAAATAGCTTTCTTCGGTCTTACCGCAATTAGCGTATTGTTTACCCAAAATACTTTTGGGCAAACGAAAGTAAAAAAACAGACTATAACAGATTTTACCCAATATGTAGATCCTTTTATTGGTTCTGCAGGGCACGGGCATGTATTTGTAGGTGCCAATGTTCCTTTTGGAGCGGTACAACTTGGACCTGTAAATGTATTTGAAGGTTGGGATTGGTGCAGTGGCTACAATTATGCCAGCAACACTATTTTAGGTTTTACGCATTCGCATTTGAGCGGAACAGGAATTGGTGATTTGAGTGATATTTTAATTCTACCCGTTACTGGAAAAGTGCCGCTAACCAAAGGAACTAAAACCGATATGGAGCGCGGTTATGGCTCTTATTTTTCCCATAAAAATGAAGTTAGCAAGGCCGGTTATTACAGCGTTTTACTAGATAAATATAAAATAAAAGCGGAACTAACTGCAACAGAAAGAGTTGGTTTTCATAAGTATTCATTTAACAGTGCTGATGATTCTCATATATTATTGGACCTAGCTGATGGACTTGGTTGGGATAAACCAATAAAAACATTCATCAAAAAAACAGGGAAAAATAGTTTACTAGGATATCGACTTTCTAAAGGATGGGCCGATGATCAAAGAGTGTTTTTTGCAATAGAATTCTCAGAGCCTATAACTAATATGGCTTTGTATGACAGTATTTCTAGCATAAAAGGCAATGAAGGTGAGGCAGTTCGAATGAAAGCGGTACTTGATTTTAATTTGAAAAAAGGAAAAACAATATTGGTTAAAGTCGGAGTTTCTCCAGTGAGTTATGAAAACGCTTTGGCAAACATAAAAGCTGAAATTCCGCATTGGGATTTTGCTAAAACGACGCAACAAGCCAAAACAAAATGGAATACAGAATTAAATAAAATTCAGATTAAAGCAGACGAAGACAGCAAGAAGATTTTTTATACTGCTTTGTACCATACCATGTTTGCACCTTCTATTTTTAATGATGTTAATGGCGATTATAGAGGAACAGATAAAAAAGTCTATAAAAATGCCGGTTTTACAAATTACACTACTTTTTCACTTTGGGATACGTATCGCGCTTTGCATCCTTTATACACGATCACTCATCCAGATAAAATCAATGATATTGTAAAGTCTTTTCTGGCAATATACCAGCAACAAGGGAGATTACCGGTTTGGCATTTGATGGGCAACGAAACGAATACAATGAACGGAAACCATTCCATAGCCGTAATTGTAGATGCTTACATGAAAGGTTTTAGAGGGTATGATGTTGATCTTGCTTACGAAGCCATCAAAAAAACATCGATGCAAACTCGCGCCGGAATGAATTATGTTCAAAAACTAGAATACATTCCTGCTGATGTGGAACTGGAAAGTGTAGGAAACGCTTTAGAATATGCTATTGATGATTGGTGTGTGGCGCAAATGGCAAAAGCGCTCAACAAGCAAGATGATTATGAGTATTTCTCTAAAAGAGCCAAATTATATACGCTGTACTTTGACACTAAAACCGAGTTTATGCGAGGGAAGTTGAAAAACGGACAATGGCGTGAGCCTTTCAATCCGCTTTCTTCTTCGCATCGTGAGGATGACTATGTAGAAGGGAATGCATGGCAATACACTTGGCTAGTGCCACAAGATCCGTATGGTTTGATTAAATTATTTGGTAGCGAAGAAAAATTTGTCAAAAAACTCGATACTTTATTCACTTTAGAAGAAGGTGTTGTGGGAGATAATGCTTCGCCTGATATTAGTGGTTTTATTGGACAATATGCACAAGGAAATGAACCAAATCATCATATTCCTTATTTATATGCTTATGTGGGTCAGCCTTGGAAAACAGCCAAATTAGTTCACGAAATTGCCGATAAATTTTACACCTCAAAACCCGATGGTCTTTGCGGAAACGAAGATTTAGGTCAAATGTCAGCTTGGTATATTCTTTCTTCTATGGGATTTTATTCGGTTAATCCAGCTAATGGGATTTATGTTTTGGGGAGTCCATTGGTTGAAAGTGCCGTTATAACTCATAAAAATGCATTGTCTTTTAAAATGACAGCTTTAGAGTATAGTAAAGCAAATATATACATTCAAAAAGTGGAATACAATGGTAAACCCTATACAAAATCATACATCACACACGAAATGATTGCAAATGGTGGTGAACTGAAATTGTATATGGGAAGCAAACCTTCTGCTTCTTTTGGAGTTAAAAAGGAAGACAGACCCTTGTAG
- a CDS encoding beta-mannosidase, with translation MKNIKGFYWFLFICLTHFSLGVNAQNNTVVIKKGWQFRQQGTAKWNGATVPGEVHTDLLNNKMIPDPYFRDNEKKVQWVEKENWEYKTSFSVTPATLKNKHAELVFDGLDTYATVYLNGKLVLKADNMFRQWRTDVKSILRSGDNQLQIVFQSAQNVVDSLAKKDLPYVLPDNPRLYVRKAPYHFGWDWGPKLTTCGVWKEVRLEAYNVKPKEKEFIPTRKIELVQQPDSLGKSFYFKIDGKPVYMKGANYIPSDALLSRVTKKEYEKVVLSAKDANMNMLRVWGGGIYEDDYFYDLCDKYGINVWQDFMFAGAMVPGDDAFFDNVKEEVKYQVKRLRHHKSIVLWCGNNEIDEAFNNWGWQKSMKMSKQDSTRMWKDYVRLFQDSIPKWVKEVDPTRPYISSSPLFGWGREKSYTEGDSHYWGTWWGLADIEDNKNRTGRFVSEYGMQAMPNYSTIKKFTNPEDRHLFSDVLKAHQKAGNGFMKLNSYLNRYFIDSTKVEKMNVKDYTYLTQCLQYYSLKNIIGIHRSKAPFNMGTLVWQLNDCWPATSWSVTDYYNRQPKAAWYAMREAYRDDIVPEIDLTRPIDLPLENPNITWKIKGNEITLKATKAAKYVYIEIEGYTGKLTDNYMDLEAGKEIKISFEGKINKPIISVMSLYDVLNRYK, from the coding sequence ATGAAAAACATAAAAGGATTTTACTGGTTTTTGTTCATTTGCTTAACCCATTTTTCGTTGGGAGTTAATGCTCAAAACAATACAGTTGTTATAAAAAAAGGTTGGCAATTTCGTCAGCAGGGAACTGCCAAATGGAATGGAGCCACTGTTCCTGGGGAGGTTCACACGGATTTGTTGAATAACAAAATGATTCCAGATCCTTATTTCCGTGACAACGAGAAAAAAGTGCAATGGGTGGAAAAAGAGAATTGGGAATATAAAACTTCTTTTTCGGTAACGCCGGCAACCTTAAAAAATAAGCATGCAGAATTAGTTTTTGACGGACTAGACACTTATGCAACTGTTTATCTAAATGGAAAATTAGTTTTGAAAGCAGACAATATGTTTCGTCAATGGAGAACTGATGTAAAATCTATTTTGCGTTCTGGAGACAATCAATTGCAAATTGTATTTCAATCGGCGCAAAATGTAGTTGATTCATTAGCTAAGAAAGATCTGCCATATGTACTTCCGGACAATCCTCGTTTGTATGTGCGTAAAGCACCATACCATTTTGGTTGGGATTGGGGACCAAAATTAACTACTTGTGGTGTTTGGAAAGAAGTTCGATTGGAAGCTTATAATGTGAAACCAAAGGAGAAAGAATTTATTCCTACTCGTAAAATTGAATTGGTACAGCAACCTGATAGCCTCGGAAAATCATTTTATTTTAAAATTGATGGAAAGCCGGTTTATATGAAAGGCGCCAATTATATTCCATCGGATGCTTTGCTTTCGAGAGTGACTAAAAAAGAATATGAGAAAGTAGTTTTATCAGCCAAAGATGCTAATATGAACATGCTTCGCGTTTGGGGTGGCGGTATTTATGAAGATGATTATTTTTATGATTTATGCGATAAATATGGTATTAATGTTTGGCAGGATTTTATGTTTGCGGGAGCAATGGTTCCCGGTGACGACGCTTTTTTTGACAATGTTAAAGAAGAAGTGAAATACCAAGTAAAGCGTTTGCGCCATCATAAGAGTATTGTTTTATGGTGCGGAAATAATGAAATCGATGAAGCCTTCAACAACTGGGGTTGGCAAAAATCGATGAAAATGTCCAAACAAGATTCTACTCGCATGTGGAAAGATTATGTGCGTTTGTTTCAGGATAGTATTCCTAAATGGGTAAAGGAAGTTGATCCAACAAGACCTTATATTAGTAGTTCACCATTATTTGGTTGGGGAAGAGAGAAAAGTTATACGGAAGGTGATAGCCACTATTGGGGAACTTGGTGGGGATTAGCTGATATTGAAGATAATAAAAATAGAACAGGTCGTTTTGTGAGTGAATACGGAATGCAAGCAATGCCAAATTATTCGACCATTAAAAAGTTTACCAATCCAGAAGACCGCCATTTATTTTCAGATGTGTTAAAAGCGCATCAAAAAGCAGGGAATGGTTTTATGAAACTGAACTCCTATTTGAATCGCTATTTTATTGACTCCACTAAAGTGGAAAAAATGAATGTGAAAGATTATACTTATTTGACGCAGTGTTTGCAATATTATTCGCTTAAAAATATCATTGGAATTCACCGTTCCAAAGCGCCTTTTAATATGGGAACTTTAGTTTGGCAGCTTAACGATTGTTGGCCTGCAACGAGTTGGAGTGTCACTGATTATTACAATCGCCAACCAAAAGCTGCTTGGTACGCTATGAGAGAAGCCTATCGAGATGATATTGTTCCAGAAATTGACTTAACCCGACCAATCGATTTACCATTGGAAAATCCGAATATTACTTGGAAAATTAAAGGAAATGAAATTACTTTAAAAGCTACCAAAGCAGCTAAATATGTTTATATAGAAATTGAGGGTTATACTGGAAAACTAACTGATAATTATATGGATTTAGAGGCTGGAAAAGAAATAAAAATTTCGTTTGAAGGTAAAATAAATAAGCCAATTATTAGTGTGATGTCATTATATGACGTTCTCAATAGATACAAATAA
- a CDS encoding SusD/RagB family nutrient-binding outer membrane lipoprotein, translating into MKNIFKKSGLALTAVAMLASCSDFEEINKDPNAASADQVQIEYFINKSIIGAQQDPNIAERSFVLYWKTTGHQMLRTGISGGTADDGWSSEYYNYSSNWLNAANTAIEVAQEKQAKGDVKVYSQNLIQIARIWRVYLMSELSDNFGPIAIEAFQGTNPQFNTVKDVYYFLLAELKDASTKLDVAVVNPSGLSAGDPAYGYDYSKWKKYANSMRLRLAMRLSEVDPAKAKAEFEDAAAGVLLKEVDDTFKVQERPGWDDLSGVMSREWNEQIMSATLNNLYIGLGGINSTDQLASSFHASVKPANYIGLKFANHFSMKTNEPGAGYWLDGLPNKIDPRAYKTFNIPGDFTSPVFSGYPSWDNSSKTTSRDLLDGTGAVVKTIDAKNTWNAFAAGDWGTLGSTNQVRSFNGTMPRMSQQFRGSTSQRIFFAPWETYFLLAEAAVKGWAVPMTGKDAYEEGIKSNFAYWGVSSHLGAYLASSDYNRTGTSVSWTHTTEPPASHTMDYKDGYTNAAGVATILYPNNTIYKNGTVKNDLLTKIITQKFISQMPWLPLEAWSDHRRLGLPFFENPAVEVPLPNMPVLTSGNFMSNQVKFFPQRLKYPSGLRNSNAAGYAQAVGFLGGADDVFTPLWWAKK; encoded by the coding sequence ATGAAAAATATATTTAAAAAATCTGGTCTGGCGTTGACAGCGGTTGCAATGCTGGCCTCTTGTTCAGATTTCGAAGAAATCAATAAAGACCCTAATGCTGCAAGTGCTGATCAAGTACAAATTGAGTATTTCATTAATAAATCAATCATTGGAGCACAACAAGATCCAAATATTGCTGAAAGGTCTTTTGTTTTGTATTGGAAAACGACAGGACATCAAATGTTAAGAACTGGTATTTCTGGCGGAACTGCTGATGATGGTTGGTCAAGCGAATATTATAATTATAGTTCAAACTGGTTGAATGCGGCTAATACTGCTATTGAAGTTGCTCAAGAGAAACAAGCTAAAGGGGATGTGAAAGTATACTCGCAAAACCTAATTCAAATAGCTCGTATCTGGAGAGTTTATTTGATGAGTGAACTATCGGATAATTTCGGACCAATTGCTATTGAAGCATTTCAAGGGACTAATCCTCAGTTTAATACTGTAAAAGACGTTTATTATTTTTTGTTAGCAGAGTTAAAAGATGCTTCTACTAAATTAGATGTTGCAGTAGTTAATCCAAGTGGATTAAGTGCTGGAGATCCAGCTTACGGATATGATTACAGTAAATGGAAAAAATATGCTAATTCAATGCGTTTGCGTTTAGCGATGCGTTTATCTGAAGTTGATCCAGCTAAAGCTAAAGCAGAGTTTGAAGATGCAGCAGCAGGAGTTCTGTTAAAAGAAGTTGATGATACATTTAAAGTTCAAGAAAGACCAGGTTGGGACGATTTGTCAGGAGTAATGAGTCGTGAATGGAATGAACAAATCATGTCAGCAACATTAAATAATCTTTATATTGGATTGGGAGGAATAAATTCTACAGATCAATTGGCAAGTTCTTTTCATGCAAGTGTAAAACCTGCAAATTACATTGGATTAAAATTTGCTAATCATTTTTCAATGAAAACTAATGAGCCTGGTGCAGGTTATTGGTTAGATGGTTTACCTAATAAAATTGATCCTCGTGCTTATAAAACATTTAATATTCCTGGTGATTTTACTAGCCCAGTTTTTTCAGGATATCCTTCTTGGGATAATAGTTCAAAAACAACATCAAGAGATTTACTAGATGGTACAGGAGCTGTAGTAAAAACAATTGATGCTAAAAATACTTGGAATGCTTTTGCAGCTGGAGATTGGGGAACATTAGGGAGTACTAATCAAGTGCGTAGCTTTAATGGAACGATGCCTCGTATGTCTCAGCAGTTTAGAGGAAGTACTAGTCAACGTATCTTTTTTGCACCATGGGAAACTTACTTTTTACTAGCTGAAGCTGCTGTAAAAGGCTGGGCAGTTCCTATGACTGGTAAAGATGCTTATGAAGAAGGAATCAAATCTAACTTTGCATACTGGGGAGTTTCATCTCATCTAGGTGCTTATCTTGCTTCGTCAGATTATAATAGAACTGGTACTTCTGTAAGTTGGACCCACACTACTGAACCACCTGCAAGTCATACAATGGACTATAAAGATGGTTATACAAATGCAGCTGGTGTGGCAACAATTTTGTACCCAAACAATACTATTTATAAAAATGGTACGGTAAAAAACGATTTGTTGACAAAAATTATTACGCAAAAATTCATATCGCAAATGCCATGGTTACCTTTAGAAGCATGGAGTGATCACAGAAGGTTAGGATTGCCTTTCTTTGAAAATCCAGCAGTCGAAGTTCCTTTGCCTAATATGCCTGTTTTGACTAGTGGAAATTTCATGAGCAATCAAGTTAAATTTTTCCCACAACGTTTGAAATATCCTTCTGGATTGAGAAATTCAAATGCTGCAGGATATGCGCAAGCAGTAGGATTCTTAGGCGGTGCTGATGATGTTTTCACCCCATTATGGTGGGCTAAAAAATAA